In Fundidesulfovibrio soli, the following are encoded in one genomic region:
- a CDS encoding DUF4412 domain-containing protein, with protein MNPILSLALALALLFPAATGALAADFAADMLLSVDGKFLQDGVVYVKGSRMRLETAPADEMQVFIIDQALGKAYMLQAATKSYLELPLEPKRLGLLALAGQSDPAKWRRIGRETIGVWDCEKRIMEFRSDGASGEVTVWFPEKLGYVIKSVLRETGKSITMEYKNIRPGSIAAGMFTVPADYRKAVMPPAGLGMAPGMVDQDLAAKSAQLFMKSGQHSQE; from the coding sequence ATGAACCCCATCCTGAGTTTGGCCCTGGCGCTGGCCTTGCTGTTCCCGGCCGCGACAGGGGCCCTGGCGGCGGATTTCGCCGCCGACATGCTCCTGTCCGTTGACGGTAAGTTCCTGCAGGATGGGGTGGTCTACGTCAAAGGCAGCAGGATGCGCCTGGAGACAGCTCCGGCAGACGAGATGCAGGTGTTCATCATCGATCAGGCGCTGGGTAAGGCCTACATGCTTCAAGCCGCGACCAAGTCGTACCTGGAGCTTCCCCTGGAGCCCAAGCGCCTGGGGCTGTTGGCGCTCGCGGGGCAGTCCGACCCGGCGAAGTGGCGCAGGATCGGCCGCGAGACCATCGGCGTCTGGGACTGCGAGAAGCGCATCATGGAGTTCCGGTCTGACGGCGCCAGCGGCGAGGTGACGGTCTGGTTCCCCGAGAAGCTTGGTTATGTGATCAAGTCCGTGCTCAGGGAGACCGGCAAGAGCATCACCATGGAGTACAAGAACATCAGGCCCGGCTCCATTGCCGCCGGAATGTTCACGGTTCCCGCGGACTACCGGAAGGCCGTGATGCCGCCGGCGGGCCTGGGCATGGCTCCGGGCATGGTCGATCAGGACCTGGCGGCCAAATCGGCCCAGCTCTTCATGAAGAGCGGACAACATTCGCAGGAATGA
- a CDS encoding DsrE family protein encodes MSKFLFVLSRGPEDSTRAVRAMFLAKVAAGKGHDVTVFLLDEAVYWSNLGMAERVRIPTGDAMIDQIRELQDKGVKFLVCKPCAEARLIGADDLPAGFEISTAAVLIDMAVEAKVFSF; translated from the coding sequence ATGAGCAAGTTCCTGTTCGTGCTATCCCGTGGCCCCGAAGACTCCACACGCGCCGTGCGCGCCATGTTCCTGGCCAAGGTGGCGGCCGGAAAGGGGCACGACGTCACCGTGTTCCTGCTGGACGAGGCCGTTTACTGGTCCAACCTCGGCATGGCCGAGAGGGTGCGCATCCCAACCGGTGACGCCATGATCGACCAGATCAGGGAGCTCCAGGACAAGGGGGTGAAGTTTCTGGTGTGCAAGCCCTGCGCCGAGGCCCGTCTGATCGGTGCGGACGATCTGCCCGCCGGGTTCGAGATCAGCACCGCCGCCGTTCTCATCGACATGGCGGTCGAGGCCAAGGTTTTCAGCTTCTAG
- a CDS encoding PAS domain S-box protein, which yields MNFHATTPESRIGKRLLRQVLVFSLALLAMFSLAQLAMEYTQAVSGIERSLEAIGDRYGKSLSTALWEFDRRQLAAQLEGIRSQRHVSYVGVTSEGETVMELGVKAPKGAIARDIALVYAGNQRRMPVGTLTVQASREGAAREIVERTLKMSLLYALMIFLVALFIFRRFQQQVSRHLADAAAFLQSTGIEDLGRPLYLDKAWRGDEIDILTDALNTMRSSLRESYQRMHDARQEAQASEQRYRELVENARSMILKIDKNGRILEFNEYASEVLGYKPEEVLGRHVLDTIVPRTDKAGGNLGARIEGILADPGLESSSENENIRKDGSLLVVAWNNKPFFDASGEFQGVISVGVDVTERKRAEEALRENRQVLETILNSVPQSIFWKDRNSVYLGCNKSFAQAAGLKDPGQIVGMTDFELPWLPEETEGYRADDRQVMEGGEPKRNIVEQQMQSDGKRIWVETSKLPLIDAQGRVSGVVGIYEDITERKTAVEALRESEDRLESVLEGSQLGFWDWDMETGRVYRNEMWARILGYTLDEVRTNVGQWTELIHPEDRELALKSIQDHLAGRTPMHRVEYRMRAKDGGYRWILDQARVVKYDAQGKALRMSGTHTDVTEHRKMQELMIQTEKMMSVGGLAAGMAHEINNPLSAILQSAQVVLSLFSSERKANHAAAEQAGCSLDSIRAYAEKRQILVFLEGIREAGIRAARIVSNMLEFSRKSESKRAPVDINALLDKTVELAFSDYDLKKKYDFRKIRIERQYAQDLPQVPCTRTEIEQVVLNLLKNAAQALTELPQRDARSTISLRTSLDGDFLRIVVEDNGPGMPEQVRKRVFEPFFTTKGVGEGTGLGLSVSYFIVVTNHKGAIEVQSEPGKGTRFTVSLPLR from the coding sequence GTGAATTTCCACGCCACCACACCGGAAAGCCGCATCGGCAAGCGCCTGCTTCGTCAGGTGCTCGTGTTCAGCCTGGCTTTGCTGGCGATGTTCAGCCTGGCCCAGCTGGCCATGGAGTACACCCAGGCCGTCTCGGGCATCGAGAGGAGCCTGGAGGCCATCGGCGACCGCTACGGCAAATCCCTCTCCACCGCGCTTTGGGAGTTCGACAGGCGCCAGTTGGCCGCCCAGTTGGAGGGGATTCGCTCGCAGCGCCACGTCAGTTACGTCGGCGTGACCAGCGAAGGCGAAACCGTCATGGAATTGGGGGTGAAGGCCCCGAAGGGCGCAATCGCCCGGGACATCGCCCTGGTCTACGCCGGGAACCAGCGGCGGATGCCCGTGGGCACGCTCACGGTGCAGGCCTCCCGGGAGGGGGCCGCGCGCGAGATCGTGGAAAGAACGCTGAAGATGAGCCTGCTCTATGCGCTCATGATTTTCCTGGTGGCCCTGTTCATCTTCAGGCGCTTCCAGCAACAGGTGAGCAGGCACCTGGCCGACGCGGCCGCCTTCCTGCAAAGCACCGGCATAGAGGATCTGGGGCGCCCCCTGTACCTGGACAAGGCCTGGCGCGGGGACGAGATCGACATCCTAACCGACGCGCTCAACACCATGCGCTCCAGCCTGCGCGAGAGCTACCAGCGCATGCACGACGCCAGGCAGGAGGCCCAGGCCAGCGAGCAGCGTTACCGCGAGCTGGTGGAGAACGCCCGGAGCATGATCCTCAAGATCGACAAGAACGGGCGCATCCTGGAATTCAACGAATACGCCAGCGAGGTGTTAGGGTACAAACCCGAGGAGGTTCTGGGCAGGCACGTCCTGGATACCATTGTGCCCCGGACGGACAAGGCCGGGGGGAATCTCGGGGCCAGGATCGAGGGCATCCTGGCGGACCCCGGGCTGGAATCCTCTTCCGAAAACGAGAACATTCGCAAGGACGGCAGCCTGCTGGTCGTTGCCTGGAACAACAAGCCTTTCTTCGACGCCTCCGGGGAGTTCCAGGGCGTCATCAGCGTGGGGGTGGACGTCACTGAGCGCAAGCGCGCCGAGGAGGCTCTGCGCGAAAACCGGCAGGTGCTCGAAACCATCCTGAACTCCGTGCCCCAGTCCATCTTCTGGAAGGACAGGAACAGCGTCTACCTGGGCTGCAACAAATCTTTCGCCCAGGCCGCGGGCCTCAAGGACCCCGGGCAGATCGTGGGCATGACCGACTTCGAGCTGCCCTGGCTCCCCGAAGAGACGGAAGGCTACCGCGCGGACGACAGGCAGGTCATGGAGGGCGGCGAGCCCAAGCGCAACATCGTGGAGCAGCAGATGCAAAGCGACGGCAAGCGCATCTGGGTGGAGACGAGCAAGCTCCCCCTGATCGACGCCCAGGGTCGCGTCAGCGGGGTGGTGGGCATCTACGAGGACATCACCGAGCGCAAGACCGCCGTGGAGGCCCTGCGCGAAAGCGAGGACCGCCTTGAGTCCGTGCTGGAGGGCAGCCAGCTGGGCTTCTGGGACTGGGACATGGAGACCGGCCGCGTCTACCGCAACGAGATGTGGGCCAGGATACTGGGCTACACCCTCGACGAGGTCAGGACCAACGTGGGCCAGTGGACGGAACTCATCCACCCCGAGGACAGGGAGCTGGCCCTGAAATCCATCCAGGACCACCTGGCGGGCAGAACGCCCATGCACCGGGTGGAATACAGGATGCGCGCCAAGGACGGGGGCTACCGCTGGATTCTGGACCAGGCCCGGGTGGTCAAATACGACGCCCAGGGCAAGGCCCTGCGCATGAGCGGCACGCACACCGACGTCACCGAGCACCGCAAGATGCAGGAGCTGATGATCCAGACGGAGAAGATGATGAGCGTGGGCGGACTGGCGGCGGGCATGGCCCACGAGATCAACAACCCCCTTTCCGCCATCCTGCAGAGCGCGCAGGTGGTGCTCTCCCTCTTTTCCTCGGAGCGCAAGGCCAACCACGCCGCCGCCGAACAGGCCGGTTGCAGCCTGGACTCCATCAGGGCCTACGCGGAGAAACGGCAGATCCTCGTGTTTCTTGAGGGCATCCGGGAGGCGGGCATCCGGGCTGCGCGCATCGTCTCCAACATGCTGGAGTTCAGCCGCAAGAGCGAATCCAAGCGCGCCCCGGTGGACATCAACGCCCTTCTGGACAAGACGGTGGAGCTCGCCTTCTCGGACTACGACCTCAAGAAGAAGTATGATTTCAGGAAGATCCGCATCGAGCGCCAGTACGCCCAGGACCTGCCGCAGGTGCCTTGCACGCGCACGGAGATCGAGCAGGTGGTGCTCAACCTGCTCAAGAACGCGGCCCAGGCCCTCACCGAGCTGCCGCAACGGGACGCGCGCAGCACCATTAGCCTGCGGACCAGCCTCGACGGGGACTTCCTGCGCATCGTGGTGGAGGACAACGGTCCCGGGATGCCGGAACAGGTGCGCAAACGCGTTTTCGAGCCTTTCTTCACCACCAAGGGGGTGGGCGAGGGCACGGGGCTGGGGCTTTCGGTGTCCTATTTCATCGTGGTCACAAACCACAAGGGCGCCATCGAGGTGCAGTCCGAGCCGGGGAAGGGCACTCGCTTTACGGTATCGCTCCCGCTCAGGTGA
- a CDS encoding chemotaxis protein CheW, producing MSDTNNQYLTFTLGEEVFALDIASVREVLEYTAITKVPRTPEYIRGVINLRGRAVPVVDVRLKFGMASTQRTVNTCIIIVEVDLGGETTVLGALSDSVKEVMDIEPENIEPAPRIGTSIKADFIKGIGKHGEDFIILLDIDKVFSEEELLQLSGTGAEPEAAA from the coding sequence GTGAGCGACACCAACAACCAATACCTGACCTTCACCCTGGGCGAGGAAGTGTTCGCACTGGATATAGCGTCGGTGCGCGAGGTGCTGGAGTACACGGCCATCACCAAGGTTCCGCGCACCCCGGAATACATCCGGGGGGTCATCAACCTGCGGGGCCGGGCCGTCCCAGTGGTGGACGTGCGCCTCAAGTTCGGGATGGCCTCCACGCAGCGCACGGTGAACACCTGCATCATCATCGTAGAGGTGGACCTCGGAGGAGAGACCACTGTGCTCGGCGCCCTGTCCGACTCGGTCAAGGAGGTCATGGACATCGAGCCGGAGAACATCGAGCCCGCGCCCAGGATCGGCACTTCCATCAAGGCCGACTTCATCAAGGGTATCGGCAAGCACGGGGAAGACTTCATCATCCTTCTGGATATCGACAAGGTGTTCTCGGAGGAGGAGCTGCTCCAGCTGTCAGGCACCGGCGCCGAGCCGGAGGCCGCCGCCTGA
- a CDS encoding HAMP domain-containing methyl-accepting chemotaxis protein, protein MKNLKLGMKIGLGFGTLLLIACALGGMAMMNMLSVGAHADRLAQEIAPEVAIANQIERNALNAVLNVRAFGYTGDPKFKDAGLKYLAEVEKYLKDARELAQKYPGLVKLREASEKTIATVAEWRKYITASFELEQAMAENRKVMDQAAQAFMNNGQKYLDEQNTALAAAAGKGPVATQEVLERLEKITLINDVMDLGNTVRLANFKGQALRDQKLIQDAMKNFDEINQKLAKLRPLTRNPAVLQALTDTGKAGETYKEAMQAYLKNTQAMEDNGKKRSVATAEVLKAAEDIAVYGVKVTEEVTGEASHSLSRASTVMAVGLGLALILGIVVSIVITRGITGPVIKGVGFAQKMAQGDLTQTLDVNQKDEIGVLADSLRTMVQRLSEVMGEVIEGTNNVASGAQELAATSESLSQGASEQAASVEEVSSSMEEMASNIQQNADNSVQTEAMALKAAKDAEEGGQAVTQTVGAMKQIAEKISIIEEIARQTNLLALNAAIEAARAGEHGKGFAVVAAEVRKLAERSGHAAAEISSLSSESVAVAEKAGKMLGAIVPDIKKTAELVQEISASSREQNAGADQVNRAVQQLDQVIQQNASASEEMASTSEELSSQAEQLLATVSFFKLKDGQTGRRAAPRALPQAAHRPAGRAEARKAKPAGRGVVLDMGAEGHDDDFEKF, encoded by the coding sequence GTGAAGAACTTGAAGTTGGGTATGAAAATAGGCCTGGGATTCGGCACCCTGCTGCTCATCGCCTGCGCCTTGGGCGGCATGGCCATGATGAACATGCTCTCCGTCGGCGCACATGCTGACCGCCTGGCCCAGGAGATCGCCCCGGAAGTTGCCATTGCCAACCAGATCGAGCGCAACGCCCTCAATGCGGTCCTCAACGTCCGCGCCTTCGGCTACACCGGCGACCCCAAATTCAAGGATGCAGGGCTCAAATATCTGGCCGAGGTGGAAAAGTATCTGAAGGATGCCCGCGAACTGGCCCAGAAGTATCCCGGGCTGGTGAAGCTCAGGGAGGCATCTGAAAAGACCATCGCGACCGTGGCCGAGTGGCGAAAGTACATAACCGCGAGCTTCGAGCTGGAGCAGGCCATGGCTGAGAACCGCAAGGTCATGGACCAGGCTGCCCAGGCTTTCATGAACAACGGCCAGAAGTATCTCGATGAGCAGAACACGGCCCTGGCCGCCGCCGCGGGAAAAGGCCCTGTGGCAACCCAGGAGGTTCTGGAGCGCCTGGAAAAGATCACGCTGATCAACGATGTCATGGATCTAGGCAACACAGTTCGCCTGGCCAACTTCAAGGGGCAGGCCCTGCGCGACCAGAAGCTCATCCAGGACGCCATGAAGAATTTCGATGAAATCAACCAGAAGCTCGCCAAGCTGCGGCCGCTGACGCGCAACCCGGCGGTGCTCCAGGCCCTTACCGACACCGGCAAGGCGGGCGAGACATACAAGGAGGCCATGCAGGCCTACCTCAAGAACACCCAGGCCATGGAGGACAACGGCAAGAAGCGCAGCGTCGCCACCGCCGAAGTGCTCAAGGCCGCGGAGGACATCGCCGTCTACGGCGTGAAGGTCACCGAGGAGGTTACGGGCGAAGCCTCGCACAGCCTGTCCCGCGCCTCCACCGTCATGGCGGTGGGCCTGGGCCTGGCGTTGATCCTGGGCATCGTGGTGTCCATCGTGATCACAAGGGGCATCACGGGCCCGGTCATCAAGGGCGTGGGCTTCGCCCAGAAGATGGCCCAGGGCGACCTGACCCAGACCCTCGACGTGAACCAGAAGGACGAGATCGGCGTGCTGGCCGACTCCCTGCGCACCATGGTGCAGCGCCTGAGCGAGGTCATGGGCGAGGTGATCGAGGGCACCAACAACGTGGCCTCCGGCGCCCAGGAGCTGGCCGCCACTTCGGAGTCGCTCTCCCAGGGCGCTTCCGAGCAGGCCGCCAGCGTGGAGGAAGTATCCTCCTCCATGGAGGAGATGGCCTCCAACATTCAGCAGAACGCCGACAACTCCGTGCAGACCGAGGCCATGGCCCTCAAGGCCGCCAAGGACGCAGAGGAAGGCGGCCAGGCCGTGACCCAGACCGTCGGGGCCATGAAGCAGATCGCGGAGAAGATCTCCATCATCGAGGAGATCGCCCGCCAGACCAACCTCCTGGCGCTCAACGCCGCCATCGAGGCCGCCCGCGCGGGCGAGCACGGCAAGGGCTTCGCGGTGGTAGCCGCCGAGGTGCGCAAGCTGGCCGAGCGCTCGGGCCACGCCGCGGCCGAGATATCGTCGCTGTCGTCGGAATCGGTGGCCGTGGCCGAGAAGGCCGGGAAGATGCTCGGGGCCATCGTGCCGGACATCAAGAAGACGGCGGAGCTGGTGCAGGAGATCTCGGCCTCCTCCCGCGAGCAGAACGCCGGGGCGGATCAGGTGAACAGGGCCGTGCAGCAGCTCGACCAGGTGATCCAGCAGAACGCCTCCGCCTCCGAAGAGATGGCCTCGACCTCCGAGGAGCTCTCCAGCCAGGCCGAGCAGCTGCTGGCCACCGTGAGCTTCTTCAAGCTCAAGGACGGGCAGACCGGCCGCCGCGCGGCGCCCAGGGCGCTGCCCCAGGCGGCCCATCGCCCCGCCGGGCGTGCGGAAGCCAGGAAAGCCAAGCCCGCGGGCAGGGGTGTGGTGCTGGACATGGGCGCCGAAGGTCATGACGACGACTTCGAGAAATTCTAG
- a CDS encoding TetR/AcrR family transcriptional regulator — MAKDAVESILTAATSLFAERGVGGVSLLEVAKSAKVSSGLIIYHFKSKDNLLFIVSRMILSRLHRCALEAMPPEADPLEAIHAFIDSLFAFAAENRDSAVFLAKCNPFMRLDLTRFPETELVVLKNQIVGLVLSRVRQGVEAGIFNSVSEEALEFIIWSMLQGVCRSFSQSLDKGLLARELKELFTYRLMGSLREPLRKLHGEQSNQEGVR; from the coding sequence ATGGCCAAGGATGCGGTGGAGTCCATTTTGACGGCGGCCACGTCCCTCTTCGCGGAGAGGGGGGTGGGCGGCGTCTCGTTGCTCGAGGTGGCCAAGAGCGCCAAGGTCTCCTCCGGGCTGATCATTTACCACTTCAAGTCCAAGGACAACCTGCTCTTCATTGTCTCCAGGATGATCCTTTCGCGCCTCCATCGCTGCGCCCTGGAGGCCATGCCCCCCGAGGCAGACCCTCTCGAAGCCATCCACGCCTTCATCGACAGCCTGTTCGCCTTCGCCGCGGAAAACCGCGACAGCGCCGTGTTCCTGGCCAAGTGCAACCCGTTCATGCGCCTGGACCTGACCAGATTTCCGGAGACGGAGCTTGTGGTCCTCAAGAACCAGATCGTGGGGCTGGTGCTGTCCAGGGTGCGCCAAGGCGTGGAGGCAGGCATCTTCAACTCCGTCTCCGAGGAAGCGCTCGAGTTCATCATCTGGTCCATGCTGCAGGGCGTTTGCCGTTCGTTCAGCCAGAGTCTCGACAAGGGCCTGCTCGCCCGGGAGCTCAAGGAGCTCTTCACATACAGGCTTATGGGCTCCCTCCGGGAGCCTCTGCGGAAATTGCACGGGGAACAATCCAATCAGGAGGGAGTACGGTGA
- a CDS encoding PAS domain S-box protein, producing the protein MPGRDPSPMDHATTQAEAGSLGRLNHEHLRLFFDTMVQGVAYCKMEFDKDQPVDFVYVDVNPAFAALTGLENVTGRAVSEVIPGIRERDPGLLAIYGRVARGGPPERFEYYLESLGQWFSLAAFCPQPGYFVAVFDVITERKRTEQALKVSEERLRFALEGANDGLWDVNMETGAVYMSPRGCAILGYEPAELQSVVRSWRDLVSEEDMPLTMRRLEDYLVGRSPVFEVEQRLKTKSGETKWVLTRGKASRLDGQGRPSRMTGTHTDITERKRTEQALRESESRYRLLIESAGDAIYVSDRDGRLVDVNARALEQTGYTREELLRLRIVDVDTEFSLQPEVPTLEDIARKGGGMFQTTHRRKDGVTYPVEVRVAVLNLGGEPHFMGIARDISERREMQEALIQSEKMMSVGGLAAGMAHEINNPLGGILQNVQVIRRRLSEDSAPNIQAARESGCPWESIGRFMESRGIPRFLENIHEAGTRAANIVNSMLEFSRRSDAAYDRADINSLLDSTVALCATDYNLKRKYDFRKISIERDYDPSLPQVLCAKSKIQQVFMNILSNAAHALASASSPRIIMRTRTAGSWVRIELEDNGPGMDENTKRKAFEPFFTTKPVGEGTGLGLSVSYFIITSNHRGTIEIDSLPGKGTRFLIRLPVSAGGREASA; encoded by the coding sequence TTTGTCTATGTGGACGTCAACCCCGCCTTCGCCGCCCTGACCGGGCTCGAGAACGTGACGGGCAGGGCCGTGTCGGAGGTCATCCCCGGCATCAGGGAACGCGACCCCGGGCTCCTCGCCATCTACGGCCGCGTGGCCCGCGGCGGCCCGCCGGAACGCTTCGAGTATTATCTGGAATCGCTGGGTCAGTGGTTCTCCCTGGCGGCGTTCTGCCCCCAGCCCGGCTACTTCGTGGCCGTGTTCGACGTCATCACCGAGCGCAAGCGCACCGAGCAGGCCCTCAAGGTCAGCGAAGAGCGGCTGCGCTTCGCCCTGGAGGGCGCCAACGACGGCCTTTGGGATGTGAACATGGAGACGGGCGCCGTGTACATGAGCCCGAGGGGTTGTGCGATACTCGGCTACGAACCCGCAGAATTGCAGAGCGTTGTCCGGTCCTGGAGGGATCTCGTGTCCGAGGAGGACATGCCCCTGACCATGCGCAGGCTGGAGGACTATCTGGTAGGGCGTTCGCCCGTCTTCGAAGTGGAGCAGCGCCTGAAAACAAAATCCGGGGAAACCAAGTGGGTGCTCACCCGGGGCAAAGCCTCACGCCTCGACGGCCAGGGCCGCCCCAGCCGCATGACCGGAACTCACACGGACATCACTGAGCGCAAGCGCACCGAGCAGGCCCTGCGCGAGAGCGAGAGCCGCTACCGCCTGCTCATCGAGAGCGCCGGGGACGCGATCTACGTTTCCGACCGGGACGGCAGGCTCGTGGACGTGAACGCCAGGGCCCTGGAGCAGACGGGCTACACCCGGGAGGAGTTGCTGCGCCTGCGCATCGTCGACGTTGACACGGAGTTCAGTCTCCAGCCGGAGGTCCCCACGCTTGAGGACATCGCCCGCAAGGGGGGCGGCATGTTCCAGACCACGCACAGGCGCAAGGACGGCGTCACCTACCCCGTGGAGGTCCGCGTGGCGGTGCTGAACCTGGGCGGGGAGCCCCATTTCATGGGCATCGCGCGGGACATCTCCGAGCGCAGGGAGATGCAGGAGGCGCTGATCCAGTCCGAGAAGATGATGAGCGTGGGCGGGCTGGCCGCGGGCATGGCCCACGAGATCAACAACCCCCTGGGGGGCATCCTGCAGAATGTGCAGGTCATCCGGCGCCGCCTCTCGGAGGATTCGGCCCCGAACATCCAGGCCGCGCGGGAATCCGGCTGCCCGTGGGAGTCCATCGGCCGGTTCATGGAGTCGCGCGGCATTCCCCGTTTCCTGGAGAACATCCATGAGGCCGGGACCAGGGCCGCAAACATCGTGAACAGCATGCTGGAATTCAGCCGCAGGAGCGACGCGGCTTACGACCGGGCGGACATCAACAGCCTGTTGGACAGCACCGTGGCGCTTTGCGCCACGGACTACAACCTGAAGAGGAAGTACGACTTCCGCAAGATCTCCATCGAGCGGGACTATGACCCATCCCTGCCCCAGGTCCTGTGCGCCAAATCGAAGATCCAGCAGGTATTCATGAACATCCTCAGCAACGCCGCCCACGCCCTGGCGAGCGCGTCCAGTCCGAGGATCATTATGCGCACCCGCACCGCTGGGAGCTGGGTGCGCATCGAGCTGGAGGACAACGGCCCGGGGATGGACGAGAACACCAAACGCAAGGCTTTCGAGCCGTTCTTCACCACCAAACCGGTGGGCGAGGGCACCGGGCTTGGGCTGTCCGTCTCCTATTTCATCATAACCAGCAACCACCGGGGCACCATCGAGATCGACTCCCTGCCCGGCAAGGGCACCCGTTTCCTCATTCGGCTGCCGGTCTCGGCAGGGGGGCGGGAAGCATCCGCATAG